Below is a genomic region from Brassica rapa cultivar Chiifu-401-42 chromosome A08, CAAS_Brap_v3.01, whole genome shotgun sequence.
ttttaatgaaagccttttttacaaaaaaaaaatacatcctcGTCCCTTTCTTGTGGGTCTTTTCAAACAACGACCCTTTCTTTTACACATTTTCACAATTTACCCATTaacttttctcttttttcttcttctcgatTCTTTTTCTCGGAATGTCTCTTACCTAACCAAGCACACACACAACTAATGTTTCAATTACTTTTTAAAAACGTTAGtacataataaaaatgaaaatagtaGTGGACCGAGccttatataaaaataattaaagaaatcAATAATTGGCGCAGCACGAGGGGGCAGTAAAGGAAGATGGAAGAGGTCCTACCATATGGGACACCTTCTCCCACACTTTTGGTAAAATCACAGATTTTAGCAACGCCGATGTTGCTGTTGATCAGTACCACCGGTACGAGGTAAACCTCATTTATATAAACCAAATAAATTTCAATGTTTATACAATTCCTTAAAAAATTACACGAAGTAATGATTTAACTGAAATTACAAAATGGTGAGGGCAGGAAGATGTACAACTCATGAAGAATATGGGAATGGACGCTTACAGGTTTTCCATTTCGTGGGCTCGCATTTTTCCAAGTATGTTTCATAcatttcattaatattttatatagtttagatTGGATAaactacaatatttttaaatttgatatggCCTTTTTGATGGATTGATAAGATTATGAGAATGATATTATGTGTTGTTTACAGATGGTGTAGGACAAATAAACGAGGCCGGAATCGATCACTACAACAAACTCATAAATGCTTTACTTGCTAAAGGTAGTGAACATCAATCACTGAATATGTTTTTTATTGAAACTATTGTTggttgatttttattcattttttatttattacacaAATCAACAATAGATGCACACTTGATgtaaaaaggtttttgattgaataaattttacattcattcgaatttttttttattgtttgttgAGTTTGACATGTATACTATAACGAAACAATTGTAGGGATCGAGCCGTATGTGACGTTGTACCATTGGGACCTTCCTCAGGCACTCCATGATCGATACCTCGGTTGGCTAAACCCACAAATCATGTACAATCCACACAAAAGGCGATATAAACATTTAATAGAACTATTAACTAGACataaatgaattttcaaaagatTAAAGGCTATATCATGTTTTTTTGGGCAGAAATGATTTTGCAGCTTATGCAGAGGTTTGTTTCCAGAGATTTGGAGATAGAGTGAAGCATTGGATCACGTTCAACGAGCCACACACATTCTCTATACAAGGCTACGACGTTGGTCTACAAGCTCCAGGCCGTTGCTCTATTCTTTTTAAGCTCACTTGTCGCTCCGGCAACTCATCTACCGAGCCTTACATCGTTGGTCACAATGTTATTCTAACTCACGCCACCGTATCAGATATCTACAGGAAAAAGTACAAGGTAAGTTAATACTACAATGAAAACATTATGTTATATAAAACTTAAGATATACAGATCTGATGTATACTTATAACAGGCAACGCAAGGAGGTTCACTAGGTATAGCGTTTGATGTAATGTGGTATGAACCGGAATCAAACAATAGAGAGGACATGGAAGCTGCACAAAGAGCTCAAGACTTTCAACTTGGGTGGTAATTTTCAACGAGTTATAATATCATTCTATTACACAACCACCTTTTTTTTATGAGAAAGTGATATATCTTGATACGGTATTAGGTTTTTGGATCCGTTGATGTTTGGGGATTACCCGAGTTCGATGAGAAGCAGAGTCGGAAGCAGATTGCCGGTGTTAACAGGATCTCAATCAAATTTGATAAAGGGTTCCCTAGATTTTGTAGGGATTAATCATTACACAACGTACTATGCAAGAAACAATGCCACTAATCTCATTGGCACTCTCCTACACGATGCCATTTCTGATTCTGGAACCGTCACTCTACGTAAGAAAAACCACACTTTAATCTTATTTAAAATGTAGTTATTGCATAATATAATCAGTGAAACATTCGCATgactcatatattttt
It encodes:
- the LOC103835599 gene encoding beta-glucosidase 40, with protein sequence MNKEIAPRRLTMLTMTIIMMMVTMDKTCICAEEISRGSFPKGFVFGTASSAFQHEGAVKEDGRGPTIWDTFSHTFGKITDFSNADVAVDQYHRYEEDVQLMKNMGMDAYRFSISWARIFPNGVGQINEAGIDHYNKLINALLAKGIEPYVTLYHWDLPQALHDRYLGWLNPQIINDFAAYAEVCFQRFGDRVKHWITFNEPHTFSIQGYDVGLQAPGRCSILFKLTCRSGNSSTEPYIVGHNVILTHATVSDIYRKKYKATQGGSLGIAFDVMWYEPESNNREDMEAAQRAQDFQLGWFLDPLMFGDYPSSMRSRVGSRLPVLTGSQSNLIKGSLDFVGINHYTTYYARNNATNLIGTLLHDAISDSGTVTLPFKGLSAIGDRASSIWLYIVPRGMRSLMNYVKHRYGNPPVYITENGMDDSNSILIPRKETLKDAKRIRYHHDYLSSLQAAIKEDGCNVKGYFVWSLLDNWEWAAGYSSRFGLYFVDYRDKLKRYPKDSVHWFTSFLNSTS